Proteins encoded by one window of Anaerosalibacter sp. Marseille-P3206:
- a CDS encoding peptidylprolyl isomerase, whose protein sequence is MIKFNKKVLLILALVVLATFTLAACEKAPKDAVAKVNGENISKTEFDKDFDMYKNVYKKQFGEDIMSKDAGNGKTFEEAIKEQVLEKIIMEKIILENAKKEEITVTDDELNNQIKSYKEVLGSDEKYKTFLSENNLTEEYFKEGIKTEMIIDKYRTKYIEGLKIDEKEAKKHFEENKDSYIKVKASHILVETEEQAKSILEKIKNGEDFHALAGKESIDSGSAVNGGDLGYFRKGDMVPQFEEAAFSLEPGKISDIVQSDYGYHIIKVEERLENFEDLKDEVMENLKNTKYQENIKKLREEAKVKTYMEKEEKQEEKQEESKTEK, encoded by the coding sequence TTGATTAAATTTAACAAAAAAGTCTTATTAATTTTAGCACTAGTAGTTTTAGCTACATTCACTCTTGCTGCTTGTGAGAAAGCTCCAAAAGATGCTGTAGCAAAAGTAAATGGGGAAAATATCTCTAAAACAGAGTTTGATAAGGATTTTGATATGTATAAGAATGTATATAAAAAACAGTTTGGGGAAGACATCATGAGTAAAGATGCAGGAAATGGCAAAACATTCGAAGAAGCTATCAAAGAACAAGTGCTAGAAAAAATTATTATGGAAAAGATAATATTAGAAAATGCGAAAAAAGAAGAAATTACTGTTACAGATGATGAATTAAATAATCAAATAAAAAGTTATAAAGAAGTACTTGGTAGCGATGAGAAATATAAGACATTCTTAAGTGAAAATAATTTGACTGAAGAGTATTTTAAAGAAGGAATCAAAACAGAAATGATTATTGATAAATATAGAACTAAGTACATCGAAGGATTAAAAATTGATGAAAAAGAAGCAAAAAAACATTTTGAAGAAAATAAAGATAGTTATATAAAAGTTAAAGCTAGCCATATATTAGTTGAAACAGAAGAACAAGCTAAGAGTATATTAGAAAAGATTAAAAATGGAGAGGATTTTCATGCATTGGCTGGCAAAGAATCCATTGATTCAGGTTCAGCTGTTAATGGTGGAGATTTAGGATATTTTAGAAAAGGTGATATGGTACCACAATTTGAAGAAGCTGCATTTTCATTGGAACCTGGAAAGATAAGTGATATTGTTCAAAGTGATTATGGTTATCATATAATCAAAGTAGAAGAAAGATTGGAAAACTTTGAAGATTTAAAAGATGAAGTAATGGAAAATCTAAAAAATACTAAATATCAAGAAAACATTAAGAAATTGAGGGAAGAAGCAAAAGTAAAAACTTATATGGAAAAAGAAGAGAAACAAGAGGAAAAGCAAGAAGAATCAAAAACTGAAAAGTAA
- the purR gene encoding pur operon repressor, with protein MGKFKRNERIAGLMYIFTNRPNEILTYNYFSKLFNVKKPSISGDIGIMKELVKKLDIGVIETIPGANGGVRFIPGNNKEETKKFLDYLCSELSKKERLIPGGFIYMMDLLNNPQIVKKIGMILADEFIDRDIDYVVTIETKGIPIGLMTAEFLGVPLVIIRKNMRITEGTAVNINYISGSTKTIQTMSLSKRALKEGANVLIVDDFMRAGGTIKGIKEMMGEFNAQVKGIGVLITTLEPEEKLIKGYKALLKLEKVDEVDGEISMSSNFELLRQFK; from the coding sequence ATGGGAAAATTTAAGAGAAATGAAAGAATTGCAGGGCTTATGTATATATTTACAAATAGGCCCAATGAAATATTAACTTATAATTATTTTTCAAAATTATTTAATGTAAAAAAACCTAGTATTAGTGGAGATATAGGTATCATGAAGGAATTAGTAAAAAAACTTGATATAGGGGTAATAGAAACTATTCCTGGTGCTAATGGAGGAGTAAGGTTTATACCTGGTAATAATAAAGAGGAAACTAAAAAGTTTTTGGATTATTTATGTAGTGAATTGTCTAAGAAGGAAAGACTTATACCTGGTGGTTTTATTTATATGATGGATTTACTTAACAATCCTCAAATTGTAAAAAAGATTGGTATGATATTGGCGGATGAGTTCATAGATAGAGATATTGATTATGTGGTGACTATTGAAACCAAGGGTATACCTATAGGTTTAATGACGGCAGAATTTTTAGGGGTTCCATTGGTTATAATTAGAAAAAACATGAGAATTACTGAGGGGACTGCAGTAAATATAAATTATATATCTGGCTCTACAAAGACTATACAAACTATGTCCCTTTCTAAGAGGGCTTTAAAGGAAGGTGCAAATGTGTTAATAGTTGATGATTTCATGAGAGCTGGTGGAACAATTAAGGGTATAAAAGAAATGATGGGTGAGTTTAATGCACAGGTTAAGGGTATAGGTGTATTGATAACTACTTTGGAACCTGAAGAAAAATTGATTAAAGGTTACAAGGCTCTATTGAAACTTGAAAAGGTGGATGAGGTAGATGGAGAAATTTCAATGTCTTCTAATTTTGAATTATTAAGACAATTCAAATAA
- the spoVG gene encoding septation regulator SpoVG, with amino-acid sequence MQVTDVRIRKVTNEGKMKAIVSVTFDNEFVVHDIKIIDGQNGLFVAMPSRKMADGEFRDIAHPINSETRSKIQDAIFMEYEKNISEE; translated from the coding sequence ATGCAAGTAACTGATGTAAGAATTAGAAAGGTAACTAATGAGGGTAAGATGAAAGCTATAGTTTCTGTTACTTTTGATAACGAATTTGTAGTACATGATATTAAAATTATAGATGGACAAAATGGACTTTTTGTAGCTATGCCTAGCAGAAAGATGGCAGATGGAGAGTTTAGGGATATTGCACACCCAATTAATTCAGAGACTAGAAGTAAAATACAAGATGCAATATTTATGGAATATGAAAAAAATATAAGCGAAGAGTAA
- the pth gene encoding aminoacyl-tRNA hydrolase — protein MYAVIGLGNPGKEYANTRHNIGFDAVELLAQRNNIPINKIKFKSVYGEGRIGNEKVFLVKPQTYMNNSGISVLDLYNYYKIPIENIIVIVDDIDIEFGTIRIKSKGSAGTHNGLKSIIYHLQRDNFPRVKVGIGKPVNQNHDLADFVLGRFNGDDRKVIEVALEKTCEAVETIIKDNVNTAMNIFNAKSKQAQE, from the coding sequence TTGTATGCAGTAATAGGACTAGGAAATCCTGGTAAAGAATATGCTAATACTAGACACAATATTGGATTTGATGCAGTGGAATTACTAGCCCAGAGAAACAATATACCTATTAATAAGATTAAGTTTAAAAGTGTATATGGTGAAGGCCGAATAGGTAATGAAAAAGTTTTTTTAGTAAAGCCTCAAACTTATATGAATAATAGTGGAATCAGTGTATTAGATTTATATAATTATTATAAAATACCTATTGAAAACATTATAGTAATAGTAGATGACATAGATATTGAATTTGGAACTATAAGGATTAAAAGTAAGGGAAGTGCTGGAACTCATAATGGTTTAAAATCTATTATATATCATCTACAAAGAGATAATTTTCCTAGAGTTAAGGTTGGAATAGGAAAGCCTGTAAATCAAAATCATGATTTAGCAGATTTTGTATTAGGTAGGTTTAATGGTGATGATAGAAAAGTTATAGAAGTGGCCTTAGAAAAAACTTGTGAGGCTGTTGAAACTATTATTAAGGACAATGTAAACACTGCTATGAATATTTTTAATGCAAAGAGCAAACAAGCCCAGGAATAA
- the glmU gene encoding bifunctional UDP-N-acetylglucosamine diphosphorylase/glucosamine-1-phosphate N-acetyltransferase GlmU, whose translation MNISIILAAGEGTRMKSKYPKVLHKVCGKPLLKYVIDASREANMGKSVVVVGHGSDKVIDSIRDDDVTFVTQPIGEDVPYGTGFAVMQGKEYIADDSCVIILYGDTPLITGDTLNKLIEYHNSLDNVCTVLSADLEDPTGYGRIVRDEAGDIVSIVEHKDATSEELKIKEVNSGMYCFKGKYLKFALDKIDNDNAQGEYYITDAVQVLKNEKLKVGVYKIANQEEIYGINSRVQLQEAEKIMRNRINQSHMLNGVTLIDPENTYIEDGVVIGRDTVVYPGVVIEGNSEVGEDCCIGQNAKIVNSKIGNNVEILSSTIIDSSVDDESKIGPYAYLRPNSHIGKNVKIGDFVEVKNSTIGDNSKASHLSYIGDAEVGRNVNIGCGVVFVNYNGKIKQKSVVKDNAFVGSNSNLVAPVVVKEYGYIAAGSTITDEVGRGNLSIARARQVNKEGWVFDKGILDKNK comes from the coding sequence ATGAATATATCTATTATACTTGCGGCAGGAGAAGGTACTAGGATGAAGTCTAAGTATCCTAAAGTATTGCACAAGGTATGTGGAAAGCCTTTATTAAAGTATGTCATTGATGCAAGTAGAGAGGCTAATATGGGAAAAAGTGTTGTAGTAGTAGGCCATGGTTCAGACAAAGTAATTGATAGCATAAGAGATGACGATGTTACATTTGTCACTCAGCCTATAGGGGAAGATGTCCCATATGGTACTGGCTTTGCAGTTATGCAGGGAAAAGAGTACATTGCTGATGATAGTTGTGTTATAATTTTATATGGAGATACTCCTTTAATTACAGGGGATACACTAAATAAATTGATTGAGTATCATAACTCTTTAGACAATGTCTGTACAGTGCTTTCAGCTGATTTAGAAGATCCTACTGGATATGGAAGGATAGTACGTGATGAGGCTGGAGATATTGTTTCTATAGTAGAGCATAAAGATGCAACTAGTGAGGAACTGAAAATAAAAGAAGTTAATTCAGGAATGTATTGTTTTAAAGGAAAGTACTTAAAATTTGCCTTAGATAAAATTGATAATGACAATGCTCAAGGTGAATACTATATAACAGATGCGGTACAAGTATTAAAAAATGAAAAACTAAAAGTTGGAGTATACAAGATAGCAAATCAAGAAGAAATCTATGGAATTAATTCAAGGGTACAATTACAAGAGGCAGAAAAGATAATGAGAAATAGGATTAATCAAAGTCATATGCTAAATGGTGTAACCCTAATCGATCCTGAAAACACTTATATAGAAGATGGTGTAGTGATTGGACGAGATACCGTTGTTTATCCAGGAGTAGTGATTGAAGGGAATAGTGAGGTAGGAGAAGATTGTTGTATTGGTCAAAATGCAAAAATAGTAAATAGCAAAATTGGCAATAATGTAGAAATATTAAGTTCCACTATAATTGATAGTAGTGTGGATGATGAGAGTAAAATTGGCCCATATGCTTATTTAAGACCAAATAGTCATATAGGTAAAAATGTAAAAATTGGCGATTTTGTAGAAGTCAAAAACTCTACTATTGGAGACAATTCTAAAGCTAGTCATCTTTCTTACATAGGTGATGCAGAGGTTGGTAGAAATGTAAATATTGGCTGTGGTGTAGTATTTGTCAACTACAACGGTAAAATAAAACAAAAATCGGTAGTAAAAGATAATGCTTTTGTTGGAAGTAATTCTAACTTAGTTGCACCTGTAGTAGTTAAGGAATATGGATATATTGCTGCTGGTTCAACTATAACAGACGAAGTTGGCAGAGGTAATTTATCTATTGCAAGAGCTAGGCAAGTAAATAAAGAAGGCTGGGTTTTTGACAAAGGTATTTTAGACAAAAATAAATAA
- the mfd gene encoding transcription-repair coupling factor produces the protein MTQNMFIDPLKNMTSYKKLVEEIKSNISPISIHGIGIENIGHIVYGVRQEIDRQVLVIASDEVKAKKIFEDLKKFENDNVEFFPSREVVFYDIEAFSYETVHKRLNVLTRLSRGEKIVVVTHIEALLSKILSNSLFHKYTEEINYGDTVDLYELLNSFVTKGYERVTTIEGVGQFSVRGGIIDFFPPYSKNPFRIELFDDEVDSIRTFDLIGQRSIENVAKVYITPTKEILMLDIYKDEVATNMENDLEDVISKFKNNQIVGDKLEEKFKKYIETVREGLSVSNVDMIVPYIPNNQLGCLVDYLSEESIVLIDEPSRVEMSTNEKKNEFNFKFADVYESGELLPKHQDIFFDFEMIKKAIKKQICITTSALLKSDDVFRPQSIIGITSKSMQSFHNKIDFLVEELNHYKYRGYKTIIFSGTLDRGKRLETVLREKGIECVYVEDSNREIKTSQIFITEGSIHRGFEYPNIKFALISDKEVYGTIKRKTRKPTKKDREKIVSFSDLKIGDYVVHENHGIGQYLGIEQLDIQGIKKDYMTIKYQGKDKLYVPIDQMNLIQRYIGSDSNKPKVNKLSSSEWTKTKAKAKKAIEDMAKELLELYAKREVSTGYAFSKDTPWQAQFEDVFPYEETEAQLRCIEEIKGDMEKQKPMDRLLCGDVGYGKTEVAIRAAFKAIMDNKQVAFLVPTTILAQQHYNTIIERFGDFPVKVGMLSRFRTQAQQKKDLADLRKGNLDIIVGTHRLLSKDVIFNDLGLLIVDEEQRFGVKHKESLKQLKENVDVLTLTATPIPRTLHMSLIGIRDMSVIDMPPEERYPIQTYVVEYNEQLIREAIIKEIVRNGQVYFVYNRVETIDKMASIIKKLVPEARVAVAHGQMGERQLESIMLDFLEGDYDVLVCTTIIETGLDIPNVNTIIVNNADKMGLSQLYQLRGRVGRSNRLAYAYLMYERNKVLSEVAEKRLKAIKEFTEFGSGFKIAMRDLEIRGAGNLLGLEQHGHIEAIGYDLYVKFLNETIRRFKGEDHQELVDTTIELNVDGFIPDRYIKEGEIKIEIYKKIASIETVEDYDDLVEELIDRFGDIPVQVDNLMKISYIKYVSSRLGIISITQIKDGIKLELSSSNNITASLIHELSKEYGRRIYFDLSNKPSFRFRPGKDLLTGLKELVEKIRGSLS, from the coding sequence ATGACTCAAAACATGTTTATAGATCCATTAAAAAACATGACCTCCTATAAAAAGTTAGTTGAAGAAATAAAATCGAATATAAGCCCCATAAGTATCCACGGAATTGGAATCGAAAATATTGGGCATATAGTATATGGAGTTAGACAAGAGATAGATAGGCAAGTACTAGTTATAGCTAGTGATGAAGTTAAGGCAAAAAAGATTTTTGAAGATTTAAAAAAATTCGAAAATGACAATGTAGAATTTTTTCCTTCTAGGGAAGTTGTTTTTTATGATATTGAGGCCTTTAGCTATGAAACTGTACATAAGAGATTAAATGTGCTTACTAGATTGAGTAGGGGAGAAAAAATAGTTGTTGTTACACATATTGAGGCTTTACTTAGTAAAATATTGAGTAATAGTTTATTTCATAAATATACAGAGGAAATAAACTATGGAGATACTGTAGACCTTTATGAATTATTAAATAGTTTTGTAACTAAAGGATATGAACGGGTAACTACAATAGAAGGGGTAGGGCAGTTTAGTGTAAGAGGAGGAATAATAGACTTTTTCCCACCTTACAGCAAAAATCCTTTTAGAATAGAATTATTTGATGATGAGGTAGACTCTATTAGAACATTTGACCTAATAGGGCAAAGGTCAATCGAAAATGTAGCTAAAGTATATATTACTCCAACGAAAGAAATACTTATGCTAGATATCTATAAGGATGAAGTAGCAACTAATATGGAAAATGATTTAGAAGATGTGATTTCTAAATTTAAAAACAATCAAATTGTTGGAGATAAATTAGAAGAAAAATTCAAAAAATATATTGAAACTGTAAGAGAAGGATTAAGCGTTTCTAATGTAGATATGATAGTTCCGTATATTCCTAATAATCAACTAGGATGTTTGGTAGATTATCTATCTGAAGAAAGCATAGTATTGATAGATGAACCTAGTAGAGTAGAAATGAGTACAAATGAAAAGAAAAATGAATTTAACTTTAAGTTTGCAGATGTTTATGAAAGTGGAGAACTGCTACCAAAGCATCAAGATATCTTCTTTGATTTTGAAATGATTAAGAAAGCTATTAAAAAACAAATATGTATTACTACCTCAGCACTTCTTAAAAGCGATGATGTTTTTAGACCACAATCTATAATAGGCATTACTTCTAAGAGTATGCAGTCTTTTCACAATAAGATAGATTTTTTAGTTGAGGAATTAAATCATTATAAGTATAGAGGATATAAGACTATAATATTTTCAGGAACTTTAGATAGAGGAAAGAGATTAGAGACAGTTTTAAGGGAAAAAGGTATAGAGTGTGTTTATGTAGAAGATTCAAATAGAGAAATTAAGACAAGTCAAATATTTATAACAGAAGGCTCTATTCATAGGGGATTTGAGTATCCTAATATTAAATTTGCACTAATTAGTGACAAAGAAGTATATGGAACTATTAAAAGAAAAACAAGAAAACCTACAAAAAAGGATAGGGAAAAAATAGTTAGTTTTTCAGATTTAAAAATTGGAGATTATGTTGTACATGAAAATCATGGTATTGGTCAATATTTAGGAATTGAGCAATTAGATATACAAGGAATTAAAAAGGACTACATGACTATTAAGTATCAAGGAAAAGATAAACTTTATGTTCCTATTGACCAAATGAATTTAATCCAAAGATATATTGGTTCTGATTCTAACAAACCTAAGGTAAATAAGTTAAGTAGTTCAGAGTGGACTAAGACTAAGGCTAAGGCTAAAAAGGCTATTGAAGATATGGCAAAGGAATTGCTAGAACTATATGCTAAGAGGGAAGTTTCCACTGGATATGCATTTAGCAAAGATACACCTTGGCAGGCTCAATTTGAAGATGTATTTCCATATGAAGAAACAGAAGCCCAGTTAAGATGCATTGAGGAAATAAAAGGAGATATGGAAAAGCAAAAACCAATGGATAGACTTCTATGTGGTGATGTAGGTTATGGGAAAACTGAAGTTGCTATTAGAGCTGCATTTAAAGCTATTATGGATAATAAACAAGTGGCTTTTTTAGTACCTACAACAATATTAGCACAACAACATTATAATACTATCATAGAAAGATTTGGTGACTTTCCTGTAAAAGTTGGAATGCTTAGTAGGTTTAGGACTCAAGCTCAGCAGAAAAAAGACTTAGCGGATCTAAGAAAAGGCAATTTAGATATCATAGTGGGGACCCATAGACTACTATCAAAAGATGTTATATTTAATGATTTAGGACTTTTGATTGTAGACGAAGAACAACGATTTGGTGTTAAGCATAAGGAATCACTAAAACAGTTAAAAGAAAATGTTGATGTATTGACTCTTACAGCTACACCTATTCCAAGAACACTACACATGTCTTTAATAGGTATTAGGGATATGAGTGTTATTGACATGCCACCAGAAGAAAGATATCCTATTCAGACTTATGTTGTAGAGTACAATGAACAATTAATCAGAGAAGCAATAATAAAAGAAATAGTTAGAAATGGTCAAGTTTACTTTGTATACAATAGGGTTGAGACTATAGATAAAATGGCTTCTATCATAAAGAAACTTGTACCTGAAGCTAGAGTAGCAGTAGCCCATGGACAGATGGGTGAAAGACAGTTAGAAAGTATAATGTTAGACTTTTTAGAAGGAGACTATGATGTTTTAGTTTGTACTACTATTATTGAAACAGGATTAGATATCCCAAATGTAAATACTATAATCGTAAATAATGCAGATAAGATGGGCTTATCTCAGCTATATCAGTTAAGGGGAAGAGTTGGAAGGAGTAATAGATTGGCCTATGCTTATCTAATGTATGAAAGAAACAAGGTGTTGTCTGAGGTAGCAGAAAAAAGGTTAAAGGCTATAAAGGAGTTTACAGAATTTGGTTCTGGATTTAAAATCGCTATGAGGGATTTAGAAATTAGAGGGGCTGGAAATCTCCTAGGATTAGAACAACATGGACATATTGAAGCTATAGGTTATGATTTATATGTGAAGTTTTTAAATGAAACAATAAGAAGGTTTAAGGGTGAAGATCATCAGGAACTTGTAGATACTACTATAGAGTTAAATGTAGATGGATTTATTCCAGATAGATATATTAAAGAAGGAGAAATAAAGATAGAAATATATAAGAAAATTGCTAGTATTGAAACTGTAGAGGATTATGATGATTTAGTAGAAGAACTTATAGATAGATTTGGAGATATACCAGTTCAGGTTGATAATTTAATGAAAATTTCCTATATAAAATATGTTTCTAGTCGCTTAGGTATAATATCTATTACACAAATTAAAGATGGTATCAAACTGGAATTGAGTTCGTCTAATAATATTACTGCTAGCCTTATTCACGAACTTTCAAAGGAGTATGGAAGAAGAATATACTTTGATTTGTCAAATAAACCATCTTTTAGATTTAGGCCAGGAAAAGACTTGTTAACAGGGCTAAAGGAGTTAGTTGAAAAAATTAGAGGTTCTCTTAGTTGA
- a CDS encoding ribose-phosphate diphosphokinase — protein MNLSGSGMKLFTGNANRELAEKICEKLGVQLGKCEVGTFSDGEITVNIDETVRGYDVFLIQPTCPPVNDNLMETLILMDGLKRASAGRINAVIPYYGYARQDRKTKAREPITAKLVADLLTRAGADRVLTMDLHAGQIQGYFDIPVDHLTGVPILADYFKDIVDEETVVVSPDLGGVTRARNFANLLDLPIAIIEKRRPKANVSEVMNVIGDIEGKNVVIIDDIIDTAGTIAKAASVLKNFGAKKVYACCTHPILSGPAVERIANSEIEEFVVTDTIPLSEEKKIDKIKVVSVAELFAEAILRIYKNESVSKLFD, from the coding sequence ATGAACTTAAGCGGAAGCGGTATGAAATTGTTTACAGGAAATGCCAATAGAGAATTAGCAGAGAAAATTTGTGAGAAATTAGGTGTACAACTTGGTAAGTGTGAAGTTGGTACATTTAGTGATGGAGAAATAACAGTAAATATTGATGAGACAGTAAGGGGATATGATGTATTTTTAATTCAACCAACTTGTCCACCTGTAAATGACAATCTTATGGAAACATTAATATTGATGGATGGACTTAAGAGAGCTTCAGCAGGAAGAATCAATGCAGTTATACCTTACTATGGATATGCTAGACAAGATAGAAAGACTAAAGCAAGAGAACCTATAACAGCTAAGTTGGTTGCAGACCTTTTGACTAGAGCTGGAGCAGATAGAGTTTTAACTATGGACTTACACGCAGGACAAATTCAAGGTTATTTTGATATTCCTGTAGATCATTTGACTGGAGTACCAATTCTTGCTGATTATTTTAAAGATATAGTTGATGAAGAAACTGTTGTAGTTTCTCCAGATTTAGGTGGAGTGACTAGAGCTAGAAATTTTGCTAATTTATTAGATTTACCAATTGCTATAATTGAAAAGAGAAGACCAAAAGCAAACGTTTCTGAAGTGATGAATGTAATAGGTGATATTGAAGGCAAAAATGTGGTTATAATAGATGATATCATTGATACTGCTGGAACTATTGCTAAAGCAGCAAGTGTATTAAAGAATTTTGGAGCAAAAAAAGTTTATGCTTGTTGTACTCACCCAATTCTTTCTGGCCCAGCTGTTGAGAGAATTGCAAATTCAGAAATAGAAGAGTTTGTTGTTACAGATACTATTCCTCTATCTGAAGAAAAGAAAATTGATAAAATAAAAGTTGTAAGTGTAGCAGAATTGTTTGCAGAAGCTATTTTAAGAATATACAAGAATGAATCAGTTAGTAAGTTGTTTGACTGA
- the murC gene encoding UDP-N-acetylmuramate--L-alanine ligase — translation MFSFNIIEHDFSHIHFIGIGGISMSGLAEILIDEGYTVSGSDMNSSLIINKLESQKAKIHIGHSAENINGSDLVVYTDAISKDNVELLEAKKLGIETVDRGTFLGKLMKNYNKSIAVSGTHGKTTTTSMLATVLNKSNLDPTILLGGELDAIGGNVKIGSKNLVLTEACEYKGNILKYQPTMAIILNMEEDHLDYFKNIDHIVETFAQYASGIKEDGYLVINIDDENSQRVINASKCNLITFGINSDADYSAENISFTEEGFPKFVLNVKGKEKYLVTLNVMGIHNIYNALATFAAAHTYGVDIETIIDSIKDYVGTHRRLETKGFINGVKIVDDYAHHPTEIKVSLDALKNTSKNKLWCVFQPHTYSRTKSLLDKFSQSFYDADKVILTDIYAAREADTGLIHSTNLVDSLVKKGVDAIYIESFEDIKNYLLANVEEGDIVVTMGAGNVYKIGEMILEDNRQRAI, via the coding sequence ATGTTTTCATTTAACATAATAGAACATGATTTTTCCCATATTCACTTCATTGGTATAGGTGGGATTAGCATGAGTGGTTTAGCAGAAATACTAATAGATGAAGGTTATACTGTATCTGGTTCTGATATGAACTCTTCCCTTATTATTAATAAGTTAGAATCTCAAAAGGCTAAAATTCATATCGGTCATAGTGCTGAAAACATTAATGGTTCAGATTTAGTAGTATATACAGATGCTATATCAAAAGATAATGTAGAATTGTTAGAAGCAAAAAAATTGGGAATCGAAACTGTTGATAGAGGAACTTTTTTAGGTAAGTTGATGAAAAATTATAATAAGTCTATTGCTGTATCTGGAACCCATGGAAAAACTACTACAACTAGTATGTTAGCTACAGTACTTAATAAATCAAATTTAGACCCTACAATACTATTAGGTGGGGAACTTGACGCAATAGGTGGAAATGTAAAAATAGGCAGTAAAAATTTAGTCCTTACAGAAGCCTGTGAATACAAAGGAAATATACTAAAATATCAACCTACTATGGCTATAATACTAAATATGGAAGAGGATCATTTAGATTATTTCAAAAATATAGATCATATAGTAGAAACTTTTGCACAATATGCTAGCGGAATAAAAGAAGACGGTTACTTAGTAATAAACATTGACGATGAAAATTCACAAAGAGTTATAAATGCATCTAAATGCAATCTAATCACCTTTGGTATAAATAGCGATGCAGACTATAGTGCAGAAAATATATCCTTTACTGAAGAAGGCTTTCCAAAATTTGTTCTCAATGTAAAAGGCAAAGAAAAATATTTAGTTACATTGAATGTAATGGGAATACACAATATCTACAATGCTTTGGCAACTTTTGCTGCAGCTCATACATATGGTGTAGATATTGAAACCATTATTGACTCTATAAAAGATTATGTTGGAACTCACAGAAGATTAGAAACTAAGGGCTTTATAAATGGTGTAAAAATAGTAGATGATTATGCCCATCATCCTACAGAGATTAAAGTAAGCTTAGACGCCTTAAAAAACACATCCAAAAATAAGCTTTGGTGCGTTTTTCAACCACATACTTATTCTAGAACAAAATCATTATTAGATAAGTTTTCTCAATCTTTTTATGATGCTGATAAAGTAATTTTAACAGATATATATGCCGCAAGAGAAGCAGATACAGGACTTATTCATTCAACTAACTTGGTTGATTCATTGGTAAAAAAAGGAGTAGATGCAATTTATATAGAATCCTTCGAAGACATTAAAAACTATTTATTAGCAAATGTAGAAGAAGGAGATATAGTTGTAACAATGGGTGCTGGAAATGTGTATAAAATTGGAGAAATGATTTTAGAAGATAATAGACAAAGAGCAATCTAA